From a single Flavobacteriales bacterium genomic region:
- a CDS encoding branched-chain amino acid aminotransferase: MITTGQKIAIQPTTASRLPDTDLANIKFGRVFCDHMFMMDYKDGEWRTPTISPFADLRMSPASLVLHYSQTIFEGMKAYKQKNGTTAIFRPKENIARMNKSTERMCMPHIPEDLFLEALIELVRLDRNWIPDGEESAMYIRPFMFASDEYIGVRPSDGYKFIIFTGPVRGYYAKPVNVKIETKYSRAFPGGTGEAKCGGNYAGGLYPAMLGAKEGFDQLIWTDGLTHEHIEESGTMNVFFNIDGTLVTPDLDGTILHGITRDSILRIAGDQGNKVETRKVSVKEIVEAARKGTLRSAFGAGTAATIAHIQSITHNGERFELPEVSNREIANSIGTVLSDIRLGRIADPYGWMVPV; encoded by the coding sequence ATGATAACCACCGGGCAAAAGATAGCCATACAACCGACCACTGCCTCACGATTGCCTGATACAGACCTCGCGAATATCAAGTTCGGTCGAGTATTCTGCGACCATATGTTCATGATGGACTATAAGGATGGAGAGTGGCGGACACCTACAATTTCACCGTTCGCAGATCTTCGGATGAGTCCAGCAAGTTTGGTGTTGCATTACAGCCAGACCATTTTTGAGGGAATGAAGGCGTACAAACAAAAGAATGGTACGACCGCCATATTCAGACCGAAGGAGAATATAGCGCGCATGAACAAGAGCACGGAACGCATGTGCATGCCGCATATACCGGAAGATCTGTTCTTGGAGGCATTGATCGAACTTGTGCGTTTGGATCGCAATTGGATCCCGGACGGAGAGGAATCCGCGATGTACATCCGTCCGTTCATGTTCGCCAGTGATGAATACATCGGAGTGCGACCGAGCGATGGTTATAAATTCATCATTTTCACTGGACCTGTGCGAGGTTATTACGCCAAACCAGTGAATGTAAAGATAGAGACCAAATACAGCCGGGCATTTCCAGGAGGTACTGGTGAGGCGAAGTGCGGAGGAAATTATGCGGGTGGTCTTTATCCCGCGATGTTAGGAGCTAAGGAAGGTTTCGATCAGCTGATCTGGACGGATGGACTTACCCATGAACACATCGAAGAGAGCGGCACGATGAACGTATTCTTCAACATCGATGGTACACTGGTGACCCCTGACCTGGATGGGACCATACTCCATGGCATTACACGCGATAGCATTCTACGCATCGCCGGTGATCAAGGAAACAAAGTGGAAACCAGGAAGGTCAGCGTAAAGGAAATAGTGGAAGCGGCACGAAAAGGAACACTGCGTTCTGCATTTGGAGCTGGAACTGCTGCTACGATCGCACACATCCAAAGCATTACGCACAACGGAGAACGTTTCGAGCTTCCCGAAGTTTCGAACCGTGAGATCGCGAATAGTATTGGCACTGTTCTGAGCGATATCCGTCTGGGAAGGATTGCTGATCCATATGGATGGATGGTCCCTGTTTGA
- a CDS encoding J domain-containing protein translates to MAERLNYDHYKVLGVRNDASSETIKRAYRDRVKQCHPDVNASPGAHTRFILVSEAYNVLSDPYRRMIFDHHLVGHCSKHVTPKATDRRRKASHQHDAEQDRSVPYFAFVGLHLTGLIFGISIVLGVMAGYTLLDWPAYVMLLTVPGLVVIPDSIDGLRIAMRSNTDRP, encoded by the coding sequence ATGGCAGAACGGCTCAACTATGACCATTACAAAGTGCTGGGTGTGCGCAATGACGCAAGCTCGGAAACCATTAAGCGTGCGTATCGTGATCGTGTGAAACAATGTCATCCGGACGTGAATGCTTCGCCTGGTGCTCACACGCGGTTCATCCTGGTCAGCGAGGCCTACAACGTGCTTAGCGACCCGTATCGCCGCATGATCTTCGACCATCATTTGGTCGGTCATTGTTCAAAACACGTCACTCCTAAAGCAACGGATAGACGCCGGAAAGCTTCGCATCAACACGACGCGGAACAGGATCGTAGTGTGCCTTATTTTGCATTTGTCGGACTCCATCTTACAGGTTTGATCTTTGGCATTTCGATCGTTCTTGGCGTTATGGCCGGCTACACATTGCTTGATTGGCCAGCATACGTAATGCTCTTGACCGTACCCGGTCTAGTAGTAATTCCCGATAGTATTGATGGGTTGAGGATCGCAATGCGCAGCAATACGGATAGACCGTGA
- a CDS encoding carboxypeptidase-like regulatory domain-containing protein, producing the protein MKIHIMLVILLFSMGPLCNAQNGSYSGLVLDSAGGFPLAGVHVKGGEHGDAITDNVGEFKLRSSSKRSVELEFSFTGYYNQRRTIKWSEVDQDEQLVVYLSSRSEELLPVVIRSGPEVVYQRKDLHVGAYHVNGDGLWVLVYEKPKLWHSTGSVGEQVFKGARMYLLDTLFNERSVVDLDGEVLALYHDRDQQPIIEGRSMAWYAHEESADIILHPIDKQVLHDGILPWTDSVPGYLLGSNLSHTYPAFSHIAYDPERNEANAFCSVEDEFLVELFRSEYKYMTGTNKVIAMNLETELGIDKEIIAGYMTRFYEHLYFKVPYAPLFRMNDTLCVFDKYKQTIRKYALDLQPAGEVHFSESCGRERWDHLVQDASTGTVYAQFSHGPITTLRAIDTTTGSFGKAFALGHPFPEEVQVNDGFVYFVYRTFGSLQRRTLYRELVE; encoded by the coding sequence ATGAAGATCCATATCATGTTGGTCATTTTACTGTTCTCCATGGGACCGTTGTGCAACGCACAAAATGGATCCTACTCGGGACTGGTATTGGATAGCGCAGGAGGCTTTCCATTGGCCGGAGTGCATGTAAAAGGTGGAGAACACGGCGATGCGATCACAGATAATGTAGGGGAATTCAAATTACGTTCCAGCTCGAAGCGAAGTGTTGAGCTCGAGTTCTCGTTCACTGGTTACTACAACCAACGTCGAACGATCAAGTGGAGCGAAGTTGATCAGGACGAACAATTGGTTGTGTACTTATCATCAAGGTCCGAAGAGCTTTTGCCTGTTGTGATCAGGTCCGGGCCGGAAGTGGTGTATCAACGAAAAGACCTGCATGTTGGGGCTTACCATGTGAACGGTGATGGCCTGTGGGTGCTGGTCTATGAAAAGCCAAAGCTCTGGCATAGCACTGGATCGGTTGGCGAGCAAGTATTCAAAGGCGCACGGATGTATTTGTTGGATACGCTGTTCAATGAACGGTCTGTTGTCGACCTGGATGGAGAGGTACTTGCACTGTACCATGATCGCGATCAGCAGCCGATCATTGAGGGCCGTTCAATGGCTTGGTATGCCCATGAAGAAAGCGCGGATATCATCCTGCATCCAATAGATAAACAAGTGCTTCATGACGGGATCCTTCCATGGACCGACAGTGTGCCTGGCTATTTATTGGGCAGCAACCTTTCCCATACCTATCCTGCATTCAGCCACATTGCGTATGACCCGGAACGAAATGAAGCAAACGCCTTTTGTTCCGTAGAGGATGAATTTCTGGTTGAGCTGTTCCGCAGTGAATACAAGTACATGACCGGTACCAACAAAGTCATCGCCATGAACTTGGAAACAGAACTTGGCATCGACAAGGAGATCATTGCGGGCTATATGACACGATTCTACGAACACCTTTATTTCAAAGTGCCTTATGCGCCATTGTTCCGGATGAACGACACGTTATGCGTGTTCGACAAATACAAGCAAACCATCCGCAAATACGCATTGGACTTGCAACCCGCAGGCGAAGTGCACTTCAGTGAAAGCTGCGGGCGAGAGCGTTGGGACCACTTAGTGCAGGATGCAAGTACTGGAACGGTCTATGCGCAATTTTCACATGGACCGATCACCACGCTACGTGCTATAGATACCACTACCGGTTCCTTCGGTAAAGCATTTGCGCTGGGACATCCGTTTCCGGAAGAGGTACAAGTGAATGACGGGTTTGTCTATTTCGTTTACCGGACATTCGGGTCTTTGCAGCGGCGGACCTTGTATCGGGAGCTGGTGGAGTGA
- a CDS encoding NAD(P)H-dependent oxidoreductase → MKKHKIAVIVGSLRKESFNLKIAKAMMAMAPGALSMELVDISGLPMFNEDLESDPPEEWLSFKEQINASDGLLFFTPEYNRSVPGVLKNAIDVGSRPYGQNSWGGKPGAIVSVSIGGIGGFGANHHLRQSLTFANVPTMAQPEAYISGATELFDAEGNLKNDSTKGFLKSFIEAFEKWVGTNAQK, encoded by the coding sequence ATGAAAAAGCATAAAATTGCAGTTATCGTAGGAAGTCTTCGTAAAGAGTCCTTTAACTTAAAAATAGCCAAAGCTATGATGGCTATGGCACCAGGGGCATTGTCAATGGAACTGGTGGATATATCAGGCCTTCCAATGTTCAATGAAGATCTAGAAAGCGATCCGCCTGAAGAATGGCTATCGTTCAAGGAACAGATCAATGCTTCAGACGGGCTTCTATTCTTCACTCCTGAATACAATCGCTCTGTACCTGGGGTCTTGAAGAACGCCATAGATGTCGGTTCTCGACCTTATGGACAAAATTCCTGGGGCGGAAAACCTGGCGCTATTGTAAGCGTATCCATTGGTGGTATCGGTGGCTTTGGAGCCAATCACCATTTGAGGCAGTCTCTAACGTTCGCTAACGTGCCTACTATGGCACAACCAGAAGCTTACATCAGTGGAGCTACCGAACTTTTTGACGCTGAAGGAAACCTGAAGAACGACTCCACCAAAGGATTCTTGAAGAGCTTTATCGAAGCCTTTGAAAAATGGGTTGGTACGAATGCACAGAAATAG
- a CDS encoding amidohydrolase family protein → MKKKFFNAKIYRNEAATEIIVENGKISQIGTDLPKCDEEIDLNGKLVLPPYVDPHLHLDYVYTLSELGQEGAGSGTLFEAIELWPQFKKTLTVESVKRLAMKGIKDEVSQGVQHIRTHIDVTDPNFTALKAMLEMKQDLKDIVDIQIVAFPQEGMYMYKGGRDLVEEALRMGADAVGGIPHYEPAREFGEKSIHDTVELALKYDKLIDVHCDETDDPHSRFLELLNALVYLEGYGSKATASHTCSFGSADDSYAFRMMDIFKKSEINFISCPTENVYLQGRQDTYPKRRGLTRVKEFIEYGINVAFAQDSINDPWYPMGNGNMMNILDNGIHLAQIMSSDDVKTNFDLITYNGARCMNIQDSYGLEVGKAANFIVLNEDSVYEAIRKRVDVLASVRNGDFLFRRKEMAYSIPLSL, encoded by the coding sequence ATGAAGAAGAAGTTTTTTAATGCGAAAATTTATCGCAACGAAGCTGCAACTGAAATAATTGTAGAAAATGGAAAAATCAGTCAAATAGGAACTGATTTGCCCAAATGCGATGAAGAAATTGATCTTAATGGCAAACTAGTATTGCCACCTTATGTAGATCCACATTTACATTTAGACTATGTTTATACATTATCGGAACTTGGGCAAGAAGGTGCTGGTTCTGGAACCTTGTTCGAAGCGATAGAATTATGGCCACAATTCAAAAAAACGCTAACTGTAGAAAGCGTAAAAAGGTTGGCTATGAAGGGGATTAAAGACGAAGTTTCCCAAGGTGTACAACATATTAGAACACATATAGATGTGACAGATCCCAACTTTACAGCGCTAAAAGCAATGTTGGAAATGAAACAAGATTTAAAAGATATTGTTGATATTCAAATTGTTGCCTTTCCACAAGAAGGAATGTACATGTATAAAGGTGGACGAGATTTAGTGGAAGAAGCACTTAGAATGGGAGCTGATGCAGTAGGTGGAATTCCACATTATGAACCTGCTAGAGAGTTTGGTGAAAAATCCATTCACGATACTGTTGAGCTTGCTCTAAAATATGACAAATTGATTGATGTACATTGTGACGAAACTGATGATCCGCATTCGCGCTTTTTAGAACTATTAAATGCACTTGTTTACTTAGAAGGTTATGGTAGTAAAGCCACAGCAAGTCATACGTGTTCTTTTGGTTCCGCAGATGATTCTTATGCCTTTAGAATGATGGATATATTCAAAAAGAGTGAGATTAACTTTATCTCGTGTCCAACTGAAAATGTCTATCTACAAGGTCGTCAAGACACCTATCCTAAACGTCGTGGATTAACGAGAGTGAAGGAATTTATAGAATACGGAATAAATGTAGCTTTTGCTCAAGACTCTATCAACGATCCATGGTATCCAATGGGGAATGGTAACATGATGAATATTTTGGACAATGGAATTCACTTAGCTCAAATTATGTCTTCGGATGATGTAAAAACAAATTTTGATCTAATCACTTATAACGGTGCACGTTGCATGAACATTCAGGACAGTTATGGTTTAGAAGTAGGTAAAGCAGCCAATTTTATTGTGTTGAATGAAGATTCGGTTTACGAAGCCATTCGGAAAAGAGTTGATGTATTGGCTTCTGTACGTAATGGGGACTTCCTATTCCGCAGAAAGGAAATGGCGTACTCAATTCCATTGAGTCTATAA
- a CDS encoding MFS transporter: protein MSKQSLTKKTKVVFPWLIMILMSSVTFVGILSELMPSGVLPQIMADLNISEVQTGNLVGYYAIASAIFAIPLISMTMRFNRKYLLLILLGGFAISNIVAGFLNDYTAIIALRVVGGICAGVMWPMIAAYGMRLVDEKQHGKAIAVIMAGNTLGISIGMPIVTSIGNNYGWRTEFIGLGVVILIIALISFFTLPSTPGEKLTNSSSPLALLKIPAVLLVVLLTLLGVIGHYGVYVYITSLVDEIQLAGGIESALLLFGTGSLISVLLAIKYTDKHLRLLTISMFALLIISMAVFLMFGRTIGMGHLAFFLWGLSFGPLVTLLQAAVSRQVESAIDVATSVQSSVFNSSIMLATSVAGLLLGIYSPMSLIYFAIALAIPGLLISFFAKKTLG from the coding sequence ATGAGCAAACAAAGCTTAACTAAAAAAACTAAAGTTGTTTTTCCATGGCTAATCATGATCTTGATGTCTTCCGTAACTTTTGTTGGCATACTATCTGAGTTGATGCCATCGGGGGTTCTTCCGCAAATAATGGCCGATTTAAATATTAGTGAGGTGCAAACCGGTAACCTGGTGGGTTACTACGCCATCGCTTCTGCTATTTTCGCAATACCTCTCATTTCAATGACAATGCGTTTCAACCGCAAATATTTATTGTTGATCTTGCTTGGTGGGTTTGCTATTTCCAATATTGTAGCAGGGTTTTTAAATGACTATACCGCTATTATTGCCCTAAGGGTCGTCGGAGGAATTTGTGCTGGTGTGATGTGGCCAATGATAGCAGCTTACGGAATGCGACTTGTAGATGAAAAGCAACACGGGAAGGCCATCGCAGTGATAATGGCAGGAAATACGTTGGGTATTAGTATCGGAATGCCCATTGTTACTTCTATCGGAAACAACTATGGATGGCGTACCGAATTTATTGGTCTTGGAGTCGTTATTCTTATTATTGCCTTGATCAGTTTTTTTACATTGCCATCCACACCGGGAGAGAAACTTACCAATAGCTCCTCGCCCTTAGCACTCTTAAAAATACCGGCAGTATTGCTTGTAGTTCTGCTTACACTGCTTGGTGTGATCGGGCATTATGGGGTATACGTGTATATCACAAGCCTAGTAGATGAAATTCAGCTGGCCGGAGGGATCGAAAGTGCCTTGCTACTTTTTGGTACGGGCTCTTTGATTTCTGTTTTGTTGGCAATAAAATACACCGACAAGCACTTGAGACTGCTAACGATATCCATGTTTGCTTTGCTAATTATTTCTATGGCTGTTTTTCTCATGTTCGGTAGAACTATAGGTATGGGGCATTTAGCCTTCTTTTTATGGGGGCTGTCGTTTGGCCCGCTAGTGACCTTGTTACAAGCGGCCGTAAGCAGGCAAGTAGAGAGTGCGATAGATGTAGCCACTTCGGTACAGTCTTCCGTATTTAATTCATCCATAATGCTTGCAACTTCTGTAGCAGGGCTGCTACTCGGAATTTATTCTCCCATGAGTTTGATCTATTTTGCAATTGCCTTGGCTATACCGGGTCTGCTCATTTCCTTTTTTGCTAAAAAGACGTTAGGTTAG
- a CDS encoding IS4 family transposase, whose protein sequence is MGKIKAKAGTPVYGQLLSLINRKDFHNAVVETGADFAVKKLNTWTLMGSMIFAVLQRTSGLRELTSGLAGYSEGLKHLGFTHLPKRSTVSDANKKRPPELFARVFADIYRRYRHYLSDSSLPKNERWLRNLFLVDSTTITLFKEIMKACGRTPADGKRKGGVKVHMGMHLTEEVPSLIRITKAATNDKQFMPEFKNMAKGTILVFDKAYMNYPLYRHWGKTGVHFVTRLNLRSTGANTSRSHGKRKRQEGWSTQRPMGSAGPRRRTQPYTVALDNLLRPDLQTHLAIHYQHG, encoded by the coding sequence ATGGGCAAAATTAAGGCAAAGGCTGGAACTCCGGTTTACGGACAGCTGTTATCGCTTATCAACCGAAAAGACTTCCATAATGCGGTAGTTGAAACCGGTGCAGACTTCGCTGTAAAGAAGCTCAATACATGGACCTTGATGGGGTCTATGATTTTTGCCGTGTTGCAAAGAACTTCAGGGCTTCGCGAACTCACCAGTGGTTTAGCGGGTTATAGCGAAGGTCTGAAACACTTGGGGTTTACTCACCTGCCCAAACGCAGCACCGTAAGCGATGCGAATAAGAAGCGGCCACCAGAGTTGTTCGCTAGGGTTTTTGCGGACATATACCGCCGATATAGACACTATTTATCGGACAGCAGTTTGCCAAAGAACGAACGTTGGCTACGTAATTTGTTCTTGGTAGACTCAACCACAATTACACTTTTCAAAGAGATCATGAAGGCTTGTGGGCGCACTCCTGCCGACGGAAAACGCAAGGGCGGGGTGAAGGTCCACATGGGTATGCACCTTACTGAAGAAGTGCCATCTCTGATTCGGATTACCAAAGCGGCCACCAACGACAAGCAGTTCATGCCTGAGTTCAAGAACATGGCCAAGGGAACCATATTGGTGTTCGACAAGGCGTACATGAACTACCCTTTGTATAGGCACTGGGGTAAGACCGGGGTGCATTTTGTTACGCGCCTAAACCTGCGAAGCACAGGTGCAAATACTTCGCGATCGCACGGTAAGCGCAAGCGCCAAGAAGGCTGGAGTACTCAAAGACCAATGGGTTCTGCTGGGCCACGAAGGCGAACTCAACCCTATACTGTTGCGCTTGATAACCTACTACGACCAGACCTTCAAACGCACCTTGCAATTCATTACCAACATGGGTAA
- a CDS encoding transposase produces MQFITNMGKMGPVNVAQAYKQRWQIEILFKRLKQNLKFTDFLGDNENAIRIQIWCALIADLLVTIKRKLFSFKIQPAYSTMVGLVRLHLMRYVDLKELLLSPDDPTLFGSPPTQQLTFFNFGPP; encoded by the coding sequence TTGCAATTCATTACCAACATGGGTAAAATGGGACCGGTGAACGTAGCCCAAGCCTATAAACAGCGGTGGCAAATTGAGATACTATTCAAGCGTCTCAAGCAGAACCTGAAGTTTACCGACTTCCTAGGTGACAATGAGAACGCGATCCGGATCCAGATCTGGTGCGCCTTGATCGCGGATCTATTGGTAACGATCAAGCGCAAATTATTCTCCTTCAAGATCCAGCCAGCATATTCAACGATGGTGGGCCTAGTGCGATTGCATTTAATGCGTTATGTGGATCTAAAGGAATTGTTGCTGAGCCCTGATGATCCTACACTTTTCGGATCGCCACCAACTCAACAACTTACGTTTTTTAACTTCGGACCACCCTAA
- a CDS encoding FUSC family protein, which translates to MLKKPTTYISEYLKELLQILKSTSFSRAVLVGIAVSLPIILGIRFDQYEIGLALCFGAFWSSPSDISGSFRHKKIGILTSAALAMVVGFIGGYLHYETWLALSVIGFLGFGIAYLSIYGFRASLVSFSGLLALVLSFAHDAEEIAIYQFALFIGLGGVWYLLLAKIWYHIHPTEETEELFSETYVLTAEFLETRRKLVDPYNDREDLMSKNMKLQSEPTTKHESLRRILISKRSTRGHSDYQDRRLLVFVQLVEMMETAIANPVNYDRMDVLFSANLRYLQLIQDLIYEMARQLRRISEAGNDTRKLPASDALEKCFEATRIELSSRYRTLRSEEYLMLENLLGYQEKQFKKLKRIKQLLDEKGTIDINIIDRKAAKRFVVSQELDPDLVLRNFSFKSTIFRHSLRLAVTIMIGYTLGSLFPFQNPYWILLTIIVIMRPSYGLTKSRAKDRMVGTLIGGLVAIGMVFFIQNPYAYGVLAIVFLVFAIALAQRNARSAAIFITLNVVFIFALLSPDIMTVIKFRIVDTLVGAGLSYAAMRWLWPTWESTEIKASIEKSLRANKEFLHEIGEYYQKKGDLPIGYRLARREAFLQTSDLNSAFQRMAQEPKSKQYAMERNYELVVLNHTFLASLASLSTFIQSHETTEASEQFEHAIGKIRQNLDMTLQCTKDASCEVAKTYTDNAAFFEDQLPDFSATGSEHFTAKSERMIRILQEAHLVWEQLQWLYSISARMLKVTVS; encoded by the coding sequence ATGTTGAAAAAGCCGACCACCTATATTTCCGAGTACCTCAAGGAGCTACTACAAATCTTAAAGAGTACCAGTTTCTCAAGAGCTGTACTGGTCGGAATTGCAGTCTCCCTACCTATCATACTGGGCATACGGTTCGACCAGTACGAGATCGGTCTGGCTCTCTGTTTCGGAGCATTCTGGAGTTCGCCCAGCGATATCAGTGGGAGTTTCCGCCACAAAAAGATCGGTATTCTCACCTCAGCGGCACTGGCCATGGTCGTTGGATTCATCGGGGGTTATCTGCACTATGAGACCTGGCTTGCCCTGTCCGTGATCGGTTTTCTCGGCTTTGGTATCGCTTACCTCTCGATCTATGGATTCAGGGCCTCGCTCGTCAGCTTCTCTGGTCTACTGGCTTTAGTACTCAGCTTTGCTCACGACGCCGAAGAAATTGCGATCTATCAATTCGCGCTGTTCATTGGCCTAGGAGGTGTCTGGTATTTGCTATTAGCTAAGATCTGGTATCATATCCACCCTACCGAAGAAACAGAAGAATTGTTTTCGGAGACTTATGTGCTCACAGCTGAGTTCTTAGAAACTCGCAGGAAATTGGTCGACCCGTACAACGACCGCGAAGACTTGATGTCCAAGAACATGAAGTTGCAAAGCGAGCCTACTACAAAGCACGAGTCTCTAAGAAGGATACTGATCAGTAAGAGATCTACTCGTGGTCATTCCGACTATCAGGATAGGCGGCTGTTAGTATTCGTACAATTGGTCGAAATGATGGAGACTGCCATCGCCAATCCGGTAAACTACGATCGTATGGACGTGCTCTTCAGCGCTAATCTTAGATACCTTCAACTAATTCAGGATCTAATATACGAAATGGCGCGCCAACTGCGAAGGATCTCCGAGGCGGGAAACGATACAAGAAAACTCCCAGCAAGCGATGCATTGGAAAAATGTTTTGAAGCAACACGCATTGAATTATCCTCAAGATATCGAACACTAAGGTCTGAGGAATATCTCATGCTCGAAAATCTGCTAGGCTATCAGGAAAAGCAATTCAAAAAACTAAAAAGGATAAAGCAACTATTGGACGAAAAAGGCACCATAGATATCAATATCATCGATAGAAAAGCAGCTAAACGATTTGTTGTTTCTCAAGAATTAGATCCGGATCTTGTACTCAGGAACTTCAGTTTCAAGTCCACCATATTCAGGCACTCTCTACGCTTGGCCGTCACTATCATGATCGGCTATACACTGGGTTCGCTCTTCCCATTTCAGAATCCATACTGGATCCTGCTGACGATCATCGTCATAATGCGACCTAGTTACGGCCTCACAAAAAGTAGGGCCAAAGACCGTATGGTTGGCACACTCATCGGGGGGCTTGTCGCCATCGGCATGGTCTTCTTCATACAGAATCCCTATGCCTACGGAGTCTTAGCTATCGTCTTTCTCGTCTTTGCCATTGCACTCGCGCAGAGGAACGCCAGGTCGGCAGCCATCTTCATCACCTTGAATGTGGTCTTCATCTTTGCCCTGCTCAGTCCTGATATCATGACCGTGATCAAGTTCCGCATTGTCGACACCCTGGTCGGTGCAGGATTGTCGTATGCCGCGATGCGCTGGCTGTGGCCCACGTGGGAGTCGACTGAGATCAAGGCGAGCATCGAGAAAAGCCTGCGGGCCAATAAGGAGTTCCTCCACGAGATAGGCGAATACTATCAGAAGAAGGGTGACCTTCCGATCGGCTATAGGTTGGCACGCAGAGAAGCATTTTTACAGACCTCCGATCTGAATTCAGCCTTTCAACGCATGGCACAGGAGCCCAAGTCCAAACAGTATGCGATGGAAAGGAACTATGAACTAGTTGTCCTCAACCATACTTTTCTCGCTTCACTCGCTTCTTTGAGTACCTTTATTCAGAGCCATGAGACCACCGAGGCATCGGAACAATTCGAACATGCTATCGGGAAGATCAGGCAGAACTTGGATATGACGCTGCAATGCACAAAAGACGCTTCTTGCGAAGTGGCGAAGACCTATACTGACAATGCAGCATTTTTCGAGGATCAGCTACCAGACTTCAGCGCAACAGGGTCAGAGCACTTTACCGCAAAGAGCGAGCGTATGATACGTATTTTACAAGAGGCGCATCTGGTGTGGGAACAATTGCAGTGGCTGTACTCGATAAGTGCGAGAATGCTCAAGGTGACTGTATCATGA
- a CDS encoding nuclear transport factor 2 family protein codes for MKKSAKAVVDTMFAAFASGDVDAFVATVSEDTVWIYHGTQIIPSGVFEKKEGVRAFMNSILNRTEIINFEPLEFITEGNKVVVRGREHQRVKRSGRELKQEWVQIYTVENHLITQMEEFAASEEVKK; via the coding sequence ATGAAAAAATCAGCAAAAGCTGTAGTAGACACCATGTTCGCGGCATTCGCCAGTGGCGATGTGGACGCATTCGTAGCCACCGTCTCTGAGGACACCGTGTGGATATATCATGGCACACAGATCATTCCCAGTGGAGTGTTCGAGAAGAAAGAAGGTGTGCGGGCATTCATGAACAGCATCCTCAACAGGACCGAGATCATCAACTTCGAACCACTCGAATTCATCACGGAGGGCAACAAGGTTGTAGTCCGGGGTAGGGAGCATCAGCGTGTGAAGCGATCGGGCCGCGAGCTCAAACAGGAATGGGTGCAGATCTATACCGTTGAGAACCACCTGATCACGCAGATGGAGGAGTTTGCAGCTTCAGAAGAAGTGAAGAAATGA
- a CDS encoding DsbA family protein, protein MNEDKTKNNPLLCDPETGSCELPGGETKEASITPSPTTDKKVKLVYFTDPICSSCWGIEPQLRKIKLEYGDHIDIEYRMGGLLPDWSYNSGGISGPTDVAGHWDEVSIHYDMPIDGDLWLEDPLDSSYPPSIAFKAAQLQDEAKAQLFMREIREMVFLQKKNIAKWEHLATAAAAVGLNVEQLKTDFDGKAKSLFEEDLKLSRESGVRGFPTIIVLDNSGRQEVVHGSKPYAFYEMAILKLDPNISKNEYSKDPGSLFSTYHTLTAKEYSVLSGTPRVESEVLLNELTEKGVLTRSTTKNGSIWVRKNSK, encoded by the coding sequence ATGAACGAGGACAAGACAAAGAACAATCCCTTGCTATGCGACCCTGAAACGGGTAGCTGTGAACTTCCCGGAGGCGAAACCAAAGAGGCGAGCATCACCCCATCTCCTACCACTGATAAGAAAGTGAAGCTCGTCTACTTCACTGATCCCATCTGCTCTTCCTGCTGGGGCATCGAGCCTCAATTGAGAAAGATCAAACTCGAATATGGTGATCACATCGATATCGAGTACCGCATGGGCGGCCTCTTACCCGATTGGAGTTATAACAGCGGAGGCATCAGCGGGCCTACTGATGTGGCCGGTCATTGGGACGAGGTGAGTATACATTATGATATGCCTATTGATGGCGACCTGTGGCTGGAAGACCCACTCGACTCTTCATATCCTCCATCGATCGCTTTCAAGGCTGCTCAACTGCAGGATGAAGCCAAAGCTCAATTGTTCATGCGAGAGATACGCGAGATGGTCTTTCTACAGAAAAAGAACATCGCTAAATGGGAGCACCTGGCCACGGCCGCAGCCGCAGTCGGGCTGAACGTAGAACAATTGAAAACAGACTTCGATGGCAAGGCCAAGTCGCTCTTTGAAGAAGATCTGAAGCTATCCAGAGAAAGCGGTGTCAGAGGATTTCCAACGATCATCGTTCTGGACAATTCTGGTCGGCAAGAAGTTGTTCATGGATCCAAACCCTATGCCTTCTACGAGATGGCCATTCTTAAGCTCGACCCGAACATCAGCAAGAATGAATACAGCAAGGATCCGGGGTCGCTCTTCTCAACGTATCATACGCTTACCGCCAAAGAGTATTCTGTGCTTTCGGGTACCCCAAGAGTGGAGAGTGAAGTGCTACTCAATGAGCTAACAGAAAAGGGAGTGCTCACTAGATCGACCACTAAGAATGGGTCGATCTGGGTGCGAAAGAACAGCAAGTGA